The sequence below is a genomic window from Selenomonas ruminantium subsp. lactilytica TAM6421.
CATGCCTATGGCAATGTACCTATATGGGTATTGGTAAACTATATAGACTTTGGTGACCTTCGGTACATGATTATAAATTCTAAAAAACCTATCCAAAATAAGGTTTCTCGTGATATTTTAGATTTTACAAAGCAAAATCTCCCCCACATCAGCTTATTCCCACCCGAAAATATGCTTGACCTGTTGGCCAACATAAACGAACTTCGCAATGTTTGCGCACACAATAACCGTATGATTGGCTTTAAGTGCCGTCGTGACAGCAGGTACTGGCCTGAATTACATGACCGTTATAATTTAGCACAACGCAGTGAACGCCGGGATGTATATTCTGTCTATGTTTCCTTGCAATGCTTCTTGAGTGAAACTGAATTTTCTTGGCTCCATAACACTATTCGAAAAAGAATGCGAACTCTTAGCAACGGTCTTCAATCCATTGATACGAATCACATTCTAAGGTTATTGGGATTTCCCGATGACTGGCATTTGACAGCTCAAATACGGCATCAAAAATAAAAATGAGCCGCCCCTGCGCCAACAGGAACGGCCTGGATGCAATCAGTCTGAGAGAGACTAATCACACTACCCAAAGTAGATTATACCACCTCTCAGGCTTGTTTGCCAAACGCAAATAAACTAGAGAGGTGTTTTATTA
It includes:
- a CDS encoding Abi family protein translates to MTTPAKPFRTLSEQIELLKSRDLIITDDEQAKKLLLSNNYYNIINGYSKFFPTNQDHYTNGTSLDEVIRLYTFDVELKQAFFKAVLAVEAHLKAIFAYHFAEAYHHIRYSYLDIACYDQNRVLDAVQTIHKLSGIINHQNKFSDSSIHHYVHAYGNVPIWVLVNYIDFGDLRYMIINSKKPIQNKVSRDILDFTKQNLPHISLFPPENMLDLLANINELRNVCAHNNRMIGFKCRRDSRYWPELHDRYNLAQRSERRDVYSVYVSLQCFLSETEFSWLHNTIRKRMRTLSNGLQSIDTNHILRLLGFPDDWHLTAQIRHQK